The DNA region agagctttCTTCTCTTTCATTGTTCCTTTAAACAGCATTGCAGCTTTGATAAAACATGGGGAGACATTCTTGCTGTTACAAACAAAAGCTGAGAAAAGGGCTGTGGTCTCCTGAAGAAGACGAGAAGCTTCTCAATCACATCACCATTCATGGCCATGGCTGCTGGAGCTCTGTCCCTAAACTCGCTGGTAACATTTCTTCCTTAACTCaggagcaaaaaaaaaaccataaagcTAAAAAGAATCAACCTTTCTGTAAACTAAAAGTCAGAGTCTGCTACAGGTTTGCAGAGATGTGGAAAGAGTTGTAGACTGAGATGGATAAATTACTTGAGACCTGATTTAAAGAGAGGAGCTTTCTCTCCTGAGGAAGAGAGTCTCATCGTTGAGCTTCACGCTGTCCTCGGAAACAGGTAATAATAACAGAGGATCATGTTTAAGTCTTGAGAATCCTCTGTTTTGGTATCTACTCTGTTTTTGACTCTGCTCTGTTTTAACAGAGGATATGTAACAAGCGTTCTCTGtttttttggctttttttttttttaatcagatggtCACAGATTGCGGCTAGACTTCCGGGAAGAACCGACAACGAGATCAAGAATCTATGGAACTCGAGCATAAAAAAGAAACTGAGGCAAAGAGGCATTGACCCGAACACACACAAACCCATCTCCGAAGTTGACAAAGACAAACCAACAAGAAGCAGCAACAACGACCACAAGTCTCCTAGTTCATCCGCTGCAACTAACCAAGACTTCTTCCTCGAAAGGCCATCTGATTTCTCAGACTACTTCGGTCTTCAGAAGCTTAACTTCAACTCCAACCTAGGACTCTCTGCTACACCTGAGTCTTCTCTCTGTACGATGATTCCGGGGCAGTTTAGCCCCGGAAACATGGTTGGGTCTGTCTTTCAGACTCAGGTTTGCGTAAAGCCTTCAATTAGTCTCCCTCCGGACAGCAGTTCGAGTACTGTCTCCAGAGGCGATCATGCAGCATCTAACTGGGAGTTTCAGACAAACAACACCTCGAACTTCTTCGATAACGGTGGATTCTCATGGCCAATCGCAAACCCTTCTTCTTCAGTAGTTAAACCTAATCATAACTTTGAAGAAGTGAAATGGTCAGAGTATTTGAACACACCGTTCTTCAATGGAAGCACCGTACAGAGCCAAAACTCTCAGCAGATCTGCATCAAATCAGAGGCAGAGTACTTAGCCAAAGTTTCCAACATGGCAGATCCTTGGAGCCAAAGCCAGAACGAGAATCTAGGCACACCTGAAGCTAGTGACGTGTTCTCCAAGGATCTTCAGAGAATGGCCGTCTCTTTTGGTCAGTCCCTttagctatatttttttttctcttaattcTAACAGATGTATAGAACAAAAAACATATACCATATACACATACGTAGAGTGGAGTTTTAAGTGTTCTGTATATTCATGGGGGTGAAAATTGAGctgtcttttattttttaagtgtGTTTTATACGTCAAATATTCTTCTATCTTTTGCAAACCTTTCAGTCTCATAGTACTATATatgttcatttattttttgttttgttgttaagATGATGATCTGTAAGTAGTACTCTTGATGGTTTCATGTCTAAGTTTGCAATTACTCTGTTGAAGAACAATGATGAACGTAATAAATCAGTTTCTGTCTGTTTCTGTGAATGAGTTGTGATCCAGAGTCACATCCTTCACCATTTTCCAGACCTGTGATTAATTACAAGACAAAAGAGAAGACACAAAGAAAACACATAATTAAAGCAAAACATAATTAGTAAACTAATGTGGGAATTAGCTCAACTAATAAGAAGTGACACTTTTTGTAGAAAATGTTCTAATAAAAGAGTATCTTCAATGtaatttttactttctttttcaaACTTGAGATAAATATTTCTCATAtgtatattttagttttctttgcTAAAATATTCTATTTCTAATTTGGAActaatataatgaatttaatGACTGATCACATATATGAAAGACTAggaatcaaaaccctaaaatttctGGCAATAATAACTTGGGGAAAAGAGTCTGTCTTTTGGTTTAGTATTCCTCTCGTGTATGTGCTTTTGTAAGAGACTTATCAGAGAATTGGAATTGTCCCCATTGACCCGATGCTTATGTTTTGGCCGCCGTCGGAATGTTCTTTCGCCGTAGAAAATTCAGTTAGTtcaataattttacaaaaaaaaaaaaaatctgttaaaaACTATTGTTCGAGGATTTGACCTTAATAAACATGAAATGatgtgatgtttttttttcattttgttattCGAAAGTCAAAGTTGATTTACTCTATAACACAAATAGGATTCCAATCCAAAAcagccatttaaaaaaaaaaatagttttaaaaacaaGACAAACAGCCTAGCGCAATAATTTGACTAGTTATGTAAAAAAGTAAGtgtttttactttattttttacgACGATGTTAGTAAAAAAACGATCAAGATaactaatactccctccgttcccgaaagtaagattttctagattttattcttgttctacaaagatagattttctatattttaaggTACTTCTGTATACTTTTGAGAAATATTAATTGTGAATATTTCAATTGATTAAATTTGATTGGTGAatagttattggaaattgtatagaaaaataaatagtaaactaaaatgtaaatatttattagattcttaataaacgtaaaaactctagaaaatcttactttcggGAACGGATTGAGTATTATCTGTTGAGGGAATTTCTTTTAGAATTAAAGATCaaagaacttaaaaaaaaagatcaaagaacatatttttattatttgttggCTGAGTAAATGAATACAAATACATTTATGGAATCCCTTCACAGCCTTCCAATGAAAAACTCAACAATTATCTATGGGAATAAAGTGAAACAGACATCTCCTTAACAATGTATCTTGTTATCACAGTGAATCAGTGATAATCAGTCTGTTAACTTTACTCTTTTGCTCTTTCGAAATACCAATCTCCAACAACTACAGCAATCCCCTGTTTTTTTGTTACAACAACAAGGCATAAACATTATTTTGTATGTAATTGTACAGGCTTTGAAATCCAAAGAAAATGTGTTCAAAACAATGTATAAAAGACTTAATAAAATCACTCAAGAGCGTTTTTTTGTTCTCACCTTATCTTCACCCGGTTGAGAGTTTCCAGGAAACCAAGTATCTTTTCTCTGCGCTAGACAATGAGCCCAGCGCGAGATAATAAACAATCCGTTCTTGTTTGACATCGAAAAGGTCTTTAAGGCATCTAACATGCTCATTCTGAAACCTGTAAGTCGGTTTGTTAGAATGTAAAAGCTTGTGGAGAGTTATAATGTTCATGTTATTTCAAATAACACATTAGATCAGAGATTGGTATGTTTAGTTGAAACATCATTAGTTACCTTCCAAGAATTGCATCTGAGAGGCGTTGCACGTGAAGTTGGACCTGCAATTATGCCAACTGTCACTCGGATCAGCAGATGGTGGAGCTATGCTATTTTCAATCTGCATAGAAAAATAGATAGTGTTCGGGTTGACTTAGAATCAAGAAATAATGCTATCGAGCTCTACTAGTTCATATCGAGTGAGTAGATGAATGTCACGGGACGTCAGTGGTTGGGGCTTATAAATCAAGAAGTGTAGATATAAGAGTATCGGTTGACTTATAAAATGATCCTATGAATGCACTAATTTATTTGATTCACATGCTTaagaaaaaccctaaaaatagCAATTTGCTCGAGTTTTGTTATTCTCTTTTTATGCTtgttcataaatttaaaatttcacccaaaccacaaaaaaaatagttaaagaCAAGGCAAACCCCATGATCTATCATCTATAGTAAACGAGAAAATGAAAGCAGAGATCGAAAGTTACCTGCCACGAATCAAATGCCGAGTTGAGAACAAACAACGGTGTCTTGACTTGGTTGATTATGTTTTGAGGGAAAAAGCACTGTGAAATATAGAAACCAAGTTAAGTAAAATTAGGAACCATACACAAGAAAACAGCTAACGTGAAATCTATACCGAAGTTGGATCAAGATGGCTTGTACATGTGAGAGGAAGCGTATTTTGTAAACCCTAgaagttaagaaaaaaatacttttgGTTAGCTTTCAACCATCTCTATCATCATCAAGACTTCGTAACGCTGTACACTTTTACTCGTACCTGGGTGTTTACGACACCAGAATACATACGCCTTATAGAACGAGCTCCAGATATATCAACCCTTCATTTACAAACAAGACACAAAACCAGTTAATACATATTAAAATCggaaaataaaaaccaaacaaaaaaaattactcacGCATCGAGGAAGAAACCAGCATCGCTCATGCATTTAACTTCGGTGGTAGGAGGAAACAGACTACTGAAATCATCGCAGCGTAAAATCGCTGCAAGACCCCCAGAAGAACATCCGCTGAGCAAAGCCTTGTAAAGGTAATATTATAATTACATTTATTACCAACTTATTAGGGTTCTAAGAAATATTGAAACGAGAAGCAAAATATAGAATCTAAGTACCTGCTTGGCATGACACATTCCCTTTGCCATCAAATCTTCCATGACGGCTAAAAATATACGCTTTCCTCTAAACTGAAGTTGTGCCGTCTAATTGTAATCAACCATATGAATCTCAAGTTTAGTTActaatgaaatatataatcaatcaaAGCAAGCAAGCAAATGTTTTTATGGTTTTAGCTAACCTTGTTTTCGCTATCACCGCTAAAGGATGCGCCATCACAATACCGAACTACTGCTTTATTCCAATTGTAAAAGTCTGCGCAGCATGAGAATCGTCCAATAAGCTACATCACATTATTGTTTACAATATGGGATCTTGAGAAAAAAACCTGGATTTTCAGCGGCTTTATTGCTTAGTATTCCTTTAAACTCTATCGGTGTTTCCATTAGAGTAGACGAACCAACACGACTCCTTTTACGGTTCTGACAATCTTCTATGCTGTCACACCACGCAccccccttttttttttaaaaaaaaaattggcctTAGCGATTAGGTGGTGAGGTATAGAAGCCGCCCAGTTTGCCTAATAGCCCACTCGGAATGCGGAATgttaaagataaatattaaGTAATTGTGTTAATGTGTAATGTTCGTATATGTTCATGAAGCTTAGCATGTTTTTTCACGTGATTCTGCTATATTGTCCCGTTCAGAATGTTTATTAAGTTTCACGAAAAATAACGACGTCCagtatatctatactattaaagcaggatcctattgatCTTTTTACTTAAAATACCCTTTTATTTACTACCTGTGCCATTcatttttattagaaatcgaccccttcattaagggcaatcctGTATTTTTGATATTACGCGATTTCTCCTAAATCTATTGGTTTTTGCAAATTTTTGGTTCGGTAACAAAACTGTTTTGAAAGCCCACACGTTGATTAAAATTGAATGTCATATAAAATAAGCCCACTTTCAGAACAATACTAGAGATGTCAACCCACATTAATAGTAAATTTAGATGCatctatactatatattatatacaatatattaagTGGGATATAATATTAGTGATTCAGGTCCAATCCCAAAACGTTGAAACTAAACCCCAAAATATATTAGCTGAACCATATACATCCCTACTTATGCTTTGGGTTCACTTCCTTAATAACCTAAACTCTAATATACAATACCTACACCCTGAACtcattttatatcatttactaAATACTTTCTTTTACTAACGAATATGTGGTTGTTACAAACAGgggtatttttaaaatacaaatatccAAAGGTATATTCCAAGTTTGATACGAGCTGTTCTACAATCGATCTATTTtacaattcaaataaaataattatcatactaaagaatttttttttgaaccaatGAATGGTTGTTACAAaacagatatttttaaaataaaaatattcaagagTATATTCCAAATTTGTTACGAGCTTTTTacagtatatatacatatgtttcATAGGTTAAGAtcttatttatactattaaagcaggattctattagtttttttactaaaaatattattttctttattaacattgcatatttcattaattgcaatcaaataatattaataacacatctatattgtgtctttttttttattcagcccactgcccacatcagatctctcttgggccatttggaccgattaataaatcatatctaattcttattttttctccaagttcaaataatttattttcaatcatttttaatattttgtgtagtgaacaaaaattaatcacttaattattatgttttttattttttaatataatttaaacattcataaaaaaaatttgaattttttcattgaaaagtataaatctttattaaaagtatataatttttttatttaagaaattaaccacataataaaattaacttaTCAGAGTTAGACCaacttaatttattaaaaataaagtgtaattttctaaacataaatactcattagacctggacgttcgggtactcattcgggtacgaatcggttctttcgggtatcagatttttcgggttttgaaattaaaccccattcgggtcTTATAAAATTTCAGGTCGGGTTCGAGTTggatctttccgggtccgggtgggttcggttctcatgcataagaacctgaaaaaataacaaaataacaaaataaccaaagtatctaaaacgggttcggttatttgtactcaaagtaaccaaagtatctgatttggttcaaatttttgtatccaaattactcaaaagtaactagaagtaaccaaaaatatacattctatacagtttttttgggtaaacttttatccaaaatatcatattttatctaaaaatactcaaaagtaccgaaataactactatagttaacttataatatgaatttaaaatattaaaataattataaatataattataacatatatttttagatatatattcacatttcggatatcttcgggtactcatttatTTCTCGGTTCGGGActggttcttcggatatagcaatttagaattcattcggatatttactccgggtctgatcggttcggaaccctgatttttgggtcggttcttcgggtccggatattgtgctcaggcctatactcatttaaaataaaacacgataaagaaagataaaaagtttaagttttttatcaaaaacaaatatatgaaaatatgacatttactaaatatttttcaattttaaaaaataaaaaaaaataaacccgcgctttgaaagcgcgggtcaaaatctagtatacacTTAATTTGGATGTATTAGAAATTTAAGTAAAAGACGACACATATATAGCTGGCTTTGCTAGAACCAAAAATTTAACGTTTTGTAGTTATTTTCTCAAAAACTTTATTCAGCTCAACTGTTCAAGTGTTATATTCgactaataaattattttccaaAAACTTACTATTGCATTATTCTGCAGACATATACCAATCTAAACTCATAAGTACATTTTCGCCCATCTGTCTTCCTCTTTCCATAACAACAACTTATAGAAACAGTTGTATTTTTAGTAACACATCATaagttttaatgtatttttctaatttgACGGTCGTGTTTTCAGTTGATAGACCAACTTTTTTTCAATTGAAGTAGTATTTTTGGTATTATCCCTACAAAGTTAGATTATCAGAAAAAAGATAGGTAGTATATACTATGTAGAGTCTATTCCATTATTTTGTTATTCTCGAGCTACTAATTTGGATTACTATAAACACCTTAACCACATTACACTAACAAGAGAAATTTAAATACTATATTGGTTCCAGCTATGATATCGTGGGAAATTATTTCAAATGGTGACTGGATCTTAGAAAAGGCTATACTATACGCTGCCAggtatatatgtgtatatatatatatatatatatagacatacATATAGACATCCAGGGTAAAGACTATATCTTATGTACGAACCTGCAACTGAATGATCCAGTTGTTTGCTCCTGAACCGTACCCACGATACAAATGATATCCAGGCACTGACCCGTCCAGACACACTGCCACAACAAAGTTAGTCAATATCAGTTAAGGCCATGACTAACCTTGGTTTTCTAGCAGAAATTCTTAACTCATTATTTgacattatttttgtttttttacattttcgACTAAAAAACGGTTTTTAAATCTCTTATTTAATAAACagttcttaatttttattagttaaaatctaaaaaaaaaattaaaaatcgtcTCTTAACTGAAGctaaaaaccctaattaaaaGACCGAGATTAATTATGGTCTAAAAAATGTTTCAATAAAATAGTAATGATGAAAATATGATCTCCAATGTTTGGTTGTGTTTGtgcttttacattttatatattagagtaaaatctctcttattaaaacataaatattttttggacccaatttttataagttttttaattaaatacacTATTATACTGTAAAGTTAATTATATCCACATGtatctatatattaattattttcttgatttgactgtttagaaaataaacgaACCAACacttaattatatttctttataaaCCAACATAGTTTAGATTAAtctattagttatttttttctttttgaatcaAAACTTGCTAGACCAGGTGCActctatataatataattattttattaattaacctAAATACATGTTataatgtaatttattttttactaaaattgaaACATCAATATCAATGATGGACGTTGTAGTATTGTTtggttttctttaaaaaatgtaaaaaggaAAAGTCAAACCCAACGttttatgtaaattattttctCAAAACCTGGAAGATGTGTTctagttgaacaaaaaaaaatttgatttttttgttcacaGAAACAAACCGACGGAAAAAGAGTTTGAAACATTCGAAGTCTAGATCTGTAACAAAATGGAAGAAAGAGACTTACCAGCTCCTTCAGCTGCAGCTGTTTGGACCAGAGTGAGTCCTACCATCAGAACATCTGCACCATCATCTTGTTTCTGAAACATATTTGTGCCACTGAAATTGTTAAACAAGTCCATTTCATCAGAACCCATTACCCCATTTGCAATAATGCTCAAGAGAAAGAGTCCTGTGAGACTCCAACTCCACAAAATAGCATTCATTTTCCTCTCACTAAAAATGAACATGGAGAGACGTATGCAAAGTGGTCAGTATATATAAGCGGAGAAGAAAGCATCGAATTGGTTCATGGTCCTTTGTATAAACTAGAAAACGTTTTGATAtgggaaaactcaattttaaaataaagatcAGAGAGAGACAAATGCTATCATAGAGTCACATGAAAGATATAATAGAATCTTTTTTGTCTTCTGCACTCTTCAGTAAAGAATTCTGCATGATCTTGCCATATATAATTTACcagatattaaaaattatgacaGACAGACTGTACAGAACATATCAGATTAGCTTCGGAGGTTTCAAAGATCTCTTTTGTTGGTAAGGATTCTGTTATTATCTTGTTTTTACAGTTTTACAACATCTTAAAATCAGTAAATCACACAAGACTAGCAAATGAATTCCACCAAATATTGTTGCTCTCACATGTTTGGTCTTTTGctatttaaattgttaaaaatgcTTATGGTACACTTGGAAAAtaagggatttttttttttggagatcAAATACTTGGAAAATAAGGTCCTGATGGGAAAACTAACCATATGAGCTTAACGCAGAACCaatcatttatcaatcaagatAAAATATCTGTTAATGGAAAG from Raphanus sativus cultivar WK10039 chromosome 8, ASM80110v3, whole genome shotgun sequence includes:
- the LOC108830939 gene encoding pectin acetylesterase 1-like, with translation MNAILWSWSLTGLFLLSIIANGVMGSDEMDLFNNFSGTNMFQKQDDGADVLMVGLTLVQTAAAEGAVCLDGSVPGYHLYRGYGSGANNWIIQLQGGAWCDSIEDCQNRKRSRVGSSTLMETPIEFKGILSNKAAENPDFYNWNKAVVRYCDGASFSGDSENKTAQLQFRGKRIFLAVMEDLMAKGMCHAKQALLSGCSSGGLAAILRCDDFSSLFPPTTEVKCMSDAGFFLDAVDISGARSIRRMYSGVVNTQGLQNTLPLTCTSHLDPTSCFFPQNIINQVKTPLFVLNSAFDSWQIENSIAPPSADPSDSWHNCRSNFTCNASQMQFLEGFRMSMLDALKTFSMSNKNGLFIISRWAHCLAQRKDTWFPGNSQPGEDKGIAVVVGDWYFERAKE
- the LOC130498684 gene encoding transcription factor MYB61-like, which encodes MGRHSCCYKQKLRKGLWSPEEDEKLLNHITIHGHGCWSSVPKLAGLQRCGKSCRLRWINYLRPDLKRGAFSPEEESLIVELHAVLGNRWSQIAARLPGRTDNEIKNLWNSSIKKKLRQRGIDPNTHKPISEVDKDKPTRSSNNDHKSPSSSAATNQDFFLERPSDFSDYFGLQKLNFNSNLGLSATPESSLCTMIPGQFSPGNMVGSVFQTQVCVKPSISLPPDSSSSTVSRGDHAASNWEFQTNNTSNFFDNGGFSWPIANPSSSVVKPNHNFEEVKWSEYLNTPFFNGSTVQSQNSQQICIKSEAEYLAKVSNMADPWSQSQNENLGTPEASDVFSKDLQRMAVSFGQSL